The Flavobacterium sp. 123 genome contains a region encoding:
- the fsa gene encoding fructose-6-phosphate aldolase — MKFFIDTANLKDIKEANDLGILDGVTTNPSLMAKEGITGADNIIAHYVKICELVDGDVSAEVISTDLAGMIAEGEKLAALHPQIVVKIPMIKEGIKAIKYFSDKGIRTNCTLVFSAGQALLAAKAGATYVSPFIGRLDDISTDGMALIEEIRLIYDNYGFETQILAASVRHVMHILNCAKIGADVITGPLSAIEGLMKHPLTDSGLATFLADYNKGNS; from the coding sequence ATGAAATTTTTTATAGATACTGCAAATTTAAAAGATATAAAAGAAGCAAATGATTTAGGAATTCTTGATGGAGTTACTACAAATCCATCGCTAATGGCAAAAGAAGGAATTACAGGAGCTGATAATATTATTGCTCATTATGTGAAAATATGTGAATTAGTAGATGGTGATGTAAGTGCCGAAGTTATTTCTACAGATTTAGCAGGAATGATTGCCGAAGGTGAAAAACTTGCTGCTTTACATCCACAAATTGTAGTGAAAATCCCAATGATCAAAGAAGGAATAAAAGCTATAAAATATTTTTCGGATAAAGGAATCAGAACGAATTGCACATTGGTATTTTCAGCTGGTCAAGCATTACTAGCTGCAAAAGCTGGAGCTACTTATGTATCCCCTTTCATCGGAAGATTAGATGATATTTCTACAGACGGAATGGCTTTAATTGAAGAGATTCGATTGATTTACGACAACTATGGTTTTGAAACACAAATTCTGGCTGCTTCAGTTCGTCACGTCATGCATATTTTGAATTGTGCAAAAATTGGAGCTGATGTAATTACTGGACCATTAAGCGCAATTGAAGGTTTGATGAAACACCCACTTACGGATAGTGGTCTGGCTACTTTCTTAGCGGATTACAACAAAGGAAATAGCTAG